The sequence GGGTTTTTTCCCGGAACAGGACAGTGGCCGTATAGCCGGCAGAATTCAGGCATCTCAGGACATATCTTTTCAGGCAATGAAGGGCAAGCTTGAACAAATTATTAACATTATAAGAGAAGACCCGGATGTCGAACATGTGCTTGGCTTTACAGGCGGCGGCGGTGGCGGTGGCTCTACTACAAACACAGGGCGGTTGTTTATTTCACTCACTCCGTTTGAGAAGCGGAAGTCAACGGCTCAGGAGATAATAAAAAGGCTCCGTAAAAATCTTAACACTGTTGCCGGCGCTCCCACTTTTTTGCAACCTGTGCAGGATATACGTATCGGGGGCAGGGTAGGGGGAGCACTGTATCAATATACGCTTCAGGGGGAAAACATTGCGGAGCTTAATATGTGGTCACGAAAAGTGCAGCAGAAACTACAAGACTTACCACAGATTGTTGATGTTAACAGCGATTTACAGGACAAGGGGCGTCAGGTTATGCTTACGGCAGACCGCAGTACGGCCTCGCTTTTTGGAGTAACTCCACAACTGATAGATGCCACATTGTATGACTCCTTTGGTCAGCGGCAGGTATCAGTTACATATACGGCACTTAACCAATACAGGGTGGTTATGGAGCTCTCTCCTGAACATTTGCAGCACCCCGATACGCTTAACGATATGTATGTTTTTACTGCCGGGGGAAACCGTATTCCCCTGAGCGTCTTTAGCCGGTTTGAACAGATGCCTGCCTCTTTAGCGATAAATCATCAGGGGCAGTTTCCGGCAACAACGATATCGTTTAATCTCTCCCACGGGACAGCACTGGGGGATGGGGTAAAAGCAATAGAGAGCGCAGCAGCGGAAATCGGAATGCCGCAAAGCGTACGTGGGACGTTTTCCGGCACGGCTCAGGCTTTTAAGGCGTCACTCTCTAATGAACCACTGCTTATACTTGCTGCTTTACTTGCTGTTTATATTGTGCTGGGAGTGTTGTATGAAAGCTATATTCATCCGGTAACAATTCTTTCAACACTTCCCTCAGCGGGAGTTGGGGCGGTGGCAGCCCTGTTTATATTTAAAACTGAGTTAAGCATAATAGCGATTATTGGAATAATACTGCTTATTGGAATAGTAAAGAAAAACGGTATAATGATGGTTGATTTTGCATTAGATACAGAGCGCAGGCACGGAAAGAGCCCAAAAGAAGCAATCTATGAGGCGTGTCTTTTACGGTTCAGGCCGATAATGATGACAACCATGTCGGCGCTCTTAGGCACATTACCGCTGGCGCTTGGAACAGGTGCCGGTTCTGAGCTTCGCCGTCCTTTGGGTATTACCATTGTGGGCGGTTTGATTCTCAGTCAAATTCTAACCCTTTACACTACCCCTGTTATTTACCTGTACATGGACAGGCTGCGGCTTTGGATACAAAAAAAGGGAAAATAAAGGGGAGACATAGACTGCTACTTGGTATAAGACAGAACATAATATTAAACGTTAATCAACAAAAAGTCCAGAAGGTTATTTTCATAGACAAGGCGGAAACCTATGTGGAAGTCCCTGAAGTCAGGGCTGTTGTGGCTTCTGTAGGAGCAACGTAAAAACTGCTGTGGTGTGCGCCAACTGCCGCCGCGCATCACCCGATTACCTTCACTCCCTGTATTAACAGGATTACTAAGAGAATGCTTTTTGTAGGCAGCCTCATCATAGACATCCTCAACCCACTCCCATACATTACCGCTCATATCATATAGCCCCAAACTGTTAGGTTTTTTCCGCCCTACAGGATGTGGTATCATGCCTGAATTACCGTCATACCAGGCATATTCACCTAATTCAGTTATATCACTGATTCCTGCCCATTTCTCTTT is a genomic window of Nitrospirae bacterium YQR-1 containing:
- a CDS encoding formylglycine-generating enzyme family protein: MSAADYTCPITGMEFVFVKGGCYQMGDMFGEGDKDEKPLHEVCLDSFYIGKYPVTQGQWTKVTGSNASASLSGDEYPVECVSWYEAMEFINKLNTTAGVRYRLTTEAEWEYACRGGGKKEKWAGISDITELGEYAWYDGNSGMIPHPVGRKKPNSLGLYDMSGNVWEWVEDVYDEAAYKKHSLSNPVNTGSEGNRVMRGGSWRTPQQFLRCSYRSHNSPDFRDFHIGFRLVYENNLLDFLLINV